From Streptomyces sp. TLI_105, the proteins below share one genomic window:
- a CDS encoding DUF5947 family protein produces the protein MNGPPNSAVRPPGPTGLRRFTTPRPPREERCELCGAPLAAEERHPHLVDTDKRALVCACGPCSQLMDRSAASPGRFRAVPGRFLSDPGHRIDDRAWESLRIPVSVAFFFRNSALNRPVVLYPSPAGATESEPDEEAWRSVLDATRLAAHLEPDVEALLLRRHEGRTECFLVPIDLCYELVGRMRLHWQGFDGGAEARADLDDLFTHVRALAHEPQGSRP, from the coding sequence GTGAACGGGCCGCCGAACAGCGCCGTGCGGCCCCCGGGGCCCACCGGCCTGCGCCGGTTCACCACCCCGCGACCGCCCCGCGAGGAGCGCTGCGAGCTGTGCGGCGCCCCGCTGGCGGCCGAGGAGCGTCACCCGCATCTCGTCGACACGGACAAGCGGGCCCTGGTCTGCGCCTGCGGCCCGTGCTCGCAGCTCATGGACCGCTCCGCCGCCTCCCCGGGGCGGTTCCGGGCGGTCCCCGGCCGCTTCCTGAGCGACCCGGGCCACCGGATCGACGACCGGGCCTGGGAGTCGCTGCGGATCCCGGTCTCGGTCGCGTTCTTCTTCCGCAACTCCGCCCTCAACCGGCCGGTGGTGCTCTACCCGAGCCCCGCCGGTGCCACCGAGAGCGAACCGGACGAAGAGGCCTGGCGGTCCGTCCTCGACGCCACTCGGCTCGCCGCCCACCTCGAACCCGACGTCGAGGCCCTGCTGCTGCGCCGTCACGAGGGCCGCACCGAGTGCTTCCTCGTGCCGATCGACCTCTGCTACGAACTGGTGGGCCGCATGCGACTGCACTGGCAGGGCTTCGACGGAGGCGCGGAGGCGCGGGCGGACCTCGACGACCTCTTCACCCACGTCCGCGCCCTGGCCCACGAGCCGCAGGGGAGCCGGCCGTGA
- a CDS encoding DUF6084 family protein: MTEFSFSCTDVRADAYAAGPTLVFRLRITATGGTRVHAMALRCQIRVEPARRGYDDHEAAALGDLFGERSRWGSSLNPVQFAQASVMVPGFTGEIETDLVVPCTYDTDIAASRYFRALSDGDVPLLLLFSGTAFTGAGGFHVEPVPWDKEVSHRMPVKVWREMIDQHFPGCGWIRLPGDAMDALLAYRSRRALPSWEATVESLLEAAGERTR; this comes from the coding sequence GTGACCGAGTTCTCCTTCAGCTGCACCGACGTCCGCGCCGACGCGTACGCGGCCGGACCCACGCTCGTGTTCCGGCTGCGGATCACCGCCACCGGCGGCACCCGGGTCCACGCCATGGCCCTGCGCTGCCAGATCCGTGTCGAACCCGCCCGGCGCGGTTACGACGACCACGAGGCCGCGGCCCTGGGCGATCTCTTCGGCGAACGCTCCCGGTGGGGCAGCAGCCTCAACCCGGTCCAGTTCGCCCAGGCCTCCGTGATGGTGCCCGGCTTCACCGGTGAGATCGAGACCGACCTCGTCGTGCCGTGCACCTACGACACCGACATCGCCGCGTCCCGCTACTTCCGGGCGCTCTCCGACGGCGACGTTCCGCTGCTCCTGCTCTTCTCCGGCACCGCCTTCACCGGCGCCGGCGGCTTCCACGTCGAGCCCGTTCCCTGGGACAAGGAGGTCTCCCACCGCATGCCCGTGAAGGTGTGGCGCGAGATGATCGACCAGCACTTCCCCGGCTGCGGATGGATCCGGCTCCCGGGCGACGCGATGGACGCCCTGCTCGCCTACCGATCGCGCCGGGCCCTCCCGTCGTGGGAGGCCACCGTCGAGTCCCTGCTCGAAGCGGCGGGGGAGAGGACACGATGA
- a CDS encoding hydrogenase maturation nickel metallochaperone HypA, whose protein sequence is MHEMSLAVAVVDQVEAAAKSRGAVGVSSIELDVGELAGVVADALAFCFELACAGTVVEGAELITRTVPGTARCAPCAEDWAVGMPPRLLCPGCGAAADELVAGRELQIREVRWACPETTHERHHRPITEES, encoded by the coding sequence ATGCACGAGATGTCCCTCGCGGTCGCCGTCGTCGACCAGGTGGAGGCCGCGGCGAAGTCCCGCGGGGCCGTCGGTGTCAGCAGCATCGAGCTGGACGTGGGCGAGCTGGCCGGCGTCGTCGCCGACGCCCTCGCCTTCTGCTTCGAACTCGCCTGCGCCGGAACCGTCGTCGAGGGCGCCGAGCTGATCACCCGTACCGTCCCGGGCACCGCGCGCTGCGCACCGTGCGCCGAGGACTGGGCGGTCGGCATGCCGCCCCGGCTGCTCTGCCCCGGCTGCGGCGCCGCGGCCGACGAACTGGTCGCCGGCCGTGAACTCCAGATCCGGGAGGTCCGCTGGGCCTGCCCCGAAACGACGCACGAACGACATCACCGACCGATCACCGAGGAGAGCTGA
- a CDS encoding hydrogenase maturation protease: protein MNGSAPAARAPGTARTLVAGVGNVFLGDDGFGVETLRRLTREELPASVELADVGVRGVHLAYELLDGWDTLVLVDVTARGGEPGTLYLIDASAAGDRARGTEPAPLDGHRMTPDAVLALLDTLCAGTGAAPPRRILVVGCEPACLDEGIGLSPPVAAAVPEAVRMVTELVRQEAVV, encoded by the coding sequence GTGAACGGCTCCGCGCCCGCGGCCCGGGCGCCCGGCACGGCCCGCACCCTCGTGGCCGGGGTGGGCAACGTCTTCCTCGGCGACGACGGCTTCGGCGTGGAGACCCTGCGGCGGCTCACCCGCGAGGAACTCCCCGCCTCCGTCGAGCTGGCCGACGTCGGGGTCCGGGGCGTCCACCTCGCCTACGAACTCCTCGACGGCTGGGACACCCTCGTCCTCGTCGACGTCACCGCCCGCGGCGGTGAACCGGGGACGCTCTATCTGATCGACGCCTCGGCGGCCGGCGACCGCGCCCGCGGCACGGAGCCCGCGCCGCTCGACGGACACCGGATGACGCCCGACGCCGTCCTCGCCCTGCTCGACACCCTGTGCGCGGGAACCGGGGCCGCGCCGCCACGGCGGATCCTCGTCGTCGGCTGCGAACCGGCCTGCCTCGACGAGGGCATCGGGCTCAGCCCGCCGGTCGCCGCGGCCGTGCCCGAGGCGGTGCGCATGGTGACCGAACTGGTCCGCCAGGAAGCCGTCGTATGA